A genomic region of Branchiostoma lanceolatum isolate klBraLanc5 chromosome 4, klBraLanc5.hap2, whole genome shotgun sequence contains the following coding sequences:
- the LOC136432940 gene encoding tRNA pseudouridine synthase Pus10-like isoform X1, producing MAEELKQLKLFSDVAAMFAPAKSLYEAGCCPCCLLRFLGERDCQIYQKSAEELQTVALTLCNQPQGDVADSPTGDTTCVNTDDIPCIACLGILQHGCSEEFLEKIQKRMEEEGYKSQLFSLSLMTPIQLIVREHAVMLFLRERFSDLYTGQSIDKVTSMKDVYKWRCGPRLKDKLNMEYHHQIESPFLIQLMFQHKETETECSFLISACPKVFPTNSRKRKRDSEQTVLNRTSVTKAISSLSESKFMSLVRCPPEKVDTMCRCQELTCYHEALFVAGRYNKYSRTLSQTPWVVDGERRGETSVSELICTRIKAMFMAQEYRFSSAGREDVDVRTLGRGRPFLVELIQPHISDVPLDKMKLLQQEINSGTTDIAIRDLQIVSREESGKLKVGETEKTKSYSALVRVEKPIQPDDLKFLEEIKDLKLAQKTPIRVIHRRPLASRDRVIHNMSGEYIDSQHFTLHLKTQAGTYIKEFVHGDFGRTQPSLSTLMHMDTDILELDVESVDVDWPKTIDE from the exons atggcggaagaACTCAAACAG CTGAAGCTGTTCTCCGATGTAGCTGCAATGTTCGCACCTGCCAAGAGCCTGTATGAAGCTGGGTGCTGCCCATGCTGTCTGCTCAGGTTCCTGGGGGAGAGGGACTGTCAaatctaccaaaaatcagctGAG GAGCTCCAGACTGTAGCTCTTACACTCTGCAACCAACCTCAGGGCGATGTTGCAGACAGCCCCACAGGAGACACCACCTGTGTGAACACAGATGACATTCCATGCATAGCTTGTCTGGGCATTCTGCAGCATGGCTGTAGTGAGGAATTCCTTGAAAAG ATCCAGAAAAGAATGGAGGAGGAAGGTTATAAATCACAACTCTTCAGTTTATCCTTGATGACACCAATACAGCTAATAGTGAGAGAG CATGCAGTAATGCTGTTTCTTAGGGAAAGATTCAG TGACCTGTACACAGGCCAGTCCATTGATAAGGTGACCAGTATGAAGGATGTGTACAAGTGGAGATGTGGGCCCAGGTTAAAGGACAAACTGAACATGGAGTACCATCATCAGATAGAG AGTCCTTTTCTTATCCAGTTGATGTTTCAACACAAGGAGACTGAAACAGAGTGCAGTTTCCT GATCAGTGCTTGTCCAAAGGTTTTTCCTACCAACTCTAGAAAACGCAAG AGAGATTCAGAGCAGACTGTTTTGAACAGAACATCAGTGACAAAAGCCATCAGCAGCTTGTCTGAGAGCAAGTTTATGAG TCTGGTGAGGTGCCCACCTGAGAAGGTAGACACCATGTGCAGGTGTCAGGAGCTCACCTGTTATCATGAGGCTCTCTTTGTTGCAG GTCGTTATAACAAATACTCCCGGACCCTGAGCCAGACCCCCTGGGTGGTGGATGGTGAGAGGAGGGGTGAAACATCTGTATCAGAACTGATTTGTACCAGAATAAAAGCTATGTTCATGGCACAAG AATACAGATTCTCCTCAGCGGGCAGAGAGGATGTAGATGTTCGGACACTAGGAAGAG GAAGGCCCTTCCTGGTAGAGTTGATTCAGCCACACATTTCGGATGTGCCACTAGACAAGATGAAGTTACTTCAGCAG GAGATTAACAGTGGAACAACAGATATTGCAATTAGGGACCTGCAAATTGTGTCAAG GGAGGAGTCAGGAAAGCTGAAGGTTGGAGAGACAGAAAAGACAAAGTCCTACTCTGCCCTGGTCAGGGTAGAGAAGCCCATTCAGCCTGATGACCTCAAGTTTTTGGAAGAAATCAAG GACTTGAAGCTGGCCCAGAAAACCCCCATCAGAGTCATTCACAGACGACCACTAGCCAGCCGTGATCGTGTCATACACAACATGTCAGGAGAGTACATCGACTCACAACACTTCACACTCCACCTCAAGACACAGGCTGGGAC GTACATCAAAGAGTTTGTCCATGGGGACTTTGGCCGGACCCAGCCCAGCCTGTCCACACTCATGCACATGGACACTGACATCCTGGAGCTGGACGTGGAG TCTGTTGATGTGGACTGGCCCAAGACtattgatgagtaa
- the LOC136432940 gene encoding tRNA pseudouridine synthase Pus10-like isoform X2, with amino-acid sequence MAEELKQLKLFSDVAAMFAPAKSLYEAGCCPCCLLRFLGERDCQIYQKSAEELQTVALTLCNQPQGDVADSPTGDTTCVNTDDIPCIACLGILQHGCSEEFLEKIQKRMEEEGYKSQLFSLSLMTPIQLIVREHAVMLFLRERFSDLYTGQSIDKVTSMKDVYKWRCGPRLKDKLNMEYHHQIESPFLIQLMFQHKETETECSFLISACPKVFPTNSRKRKRDSEQTVLNRTSVTKAISSLSESKFMSLVRCPPEKVDTMCRCQELTCYHEALFVAGRYNKYSRTLSQTPWVVDGERRGETSVSELICTRIKAMFMAQEYRFSSAGREDVDVRTLGRGRPFLVELIQPHISDVPLDKMKLLQQEINSGTTDIAIRDLQIVSREESGKLKVGETEKTKSYSALVRVEKPIQPDDLKFLEEIKDLKLAQKTPIRVIHRRPLASRDRVIHNMSGEYIDSQHFTLHLKTQAGTYIKEFVHGDFGRTQPSLSTLMHMDTDILELDVESVDVDWPKTIDE; translated from the exons atggcggaagaACTCAAACAG CTGAAGCTGTTCTCCGATGTAGCTGCAATGTTCGCACCTGCCAAGAGCCTGTATGAAGCTGGGTGCTGCCCATGCTGTCTGCTCAGGTTCCTGGGGGAGAGGGACTGTCAaatctaccaaaaatcagctGAG GAGCTCCAGACTGTAGCTCTTACACTCTGCAACCAACCTCAGGGCGATGTTGCAGACAGCCCCACAGGAGACACCACCTGTGTGAACACAGATGACATTCCATGCATAGCTTGTCTGGGCATTCTGCAGCATGGCTGTAGTGAGGAATTCCTTGAAAAG ATCCAGAAAAGAATGGAGGAGGAAGGTTATAAATCACAACTCTTCAGTTTATCCTTGATGACACCAATACAGCTAATAGTGAGAGAG CATGCAGTAATGCTGTTTCTTAGGGAAAGATTCAG TGACCTGTACACAGGCCAGTCCATTGATAAGGTGACCAGTATGAAGGATGTGTACAAGTGGAGATGTGGGCCCAGGTTAAAGGACAAACTGAACATGGAGTACCATCATCAGATAGAG AGTCCTTTTCTTATCCAGTTGATGTTTCAACACAAGGAGACTGAAACAGAGTGCAGTTTCCT GATCAGTGCTTGTCCAAAGGTTTTTCCTACCAACTCTAGAAAACGCAAG AGAGATTCAGAGCAGACTGTTTTGAACAGAACATCAGTGACAAAAGCCATCAGCAGCTTGTCTGAGAGCAAGTTTATGAG TCTGGTGAGGTGCCCACCTGAGAAGGTAGACACCATGTGCAGGTGTCAGGAGCTCACCTGTTATCATGAGGCTCTCTTTGTTGCAG GTCGTTATAACAAATACTCCCGGACCCTGAGCCAGACCCCCTGGGTGGTGGATGGTGAGAGGAGGGGTGAAACATCTGTATCAGAACTGATTTGTACCAGAATAAAAGCTATGTTCATGGCACAAG AATACAGATTCTCCTCAGCGGGCAGAGAGGATGTAGATGTTCGGACACTAGGAAGAGGTAG GCCCTTCCTGGTAGAGTTGATTCAGCCACACATTTCGGATGTGCCACTAGACAAGATGAAGTTACTTCAGCAG GAGATTAACAGTGGAACAACAGATATTGCAATTAGGGACCTGCAAATTGTGTCAAG GGAGGAGTCAGGAAAGCTGAAGGTTGGAGAGACAGAAAAGACAAAGTCCTACTCTGCCCTGGTCAGGGTAGAGAAGCCCATTCAGCCTGATGACCTCAAGTTTTTGGAAGAAATCAAG GACTTGAAGCTGGCCCAGAAAACCCCCATCAGAGTCATTCACAGACGACCACTAGCCAGCCGTGATCGTGTCATACACAACATGTCAGGAGAGTACATCGACTCACAACACTTCACACTCCACCTCAAGACACAGGCTGGGAC GTACATCAAAGAGTTTGTCCATGGGGACTTTGGCCGGACCCAGCCCAGCCTGTCCACACTCATGCACATGGACACTGACATCCTGGAGCTGGACGTGGAG TCTGTTGATGTGGACTGGCCCAAGACtattgatgagtaa
- the LOC136432942 gene encoding glycoprotein-N-acetylgalactosamine 3-beta-galactosyltransferase 1-like produces the protein MALENGSTKRAMMTFTVGALFGGVIAMLVVSSEVLRDGVHNRVPVQGLGRPQYIRTAGETFRTGRDQVRGDYDTENEAWMRGGEDNPVTGPPPPLKVITPTEFLAPNQVQEESRVRVLCWILTDPENHDSKALPAYDTWASKCDRTLFITTKSHDFLPTVVLNVTEGRESLLQKSIHAFKHVYQHHLDEADWFFKADDDTYVIMENLRHFLSDKDPDEPVYYGFRFNSIRPDTKNGYMSGGAGYVLSKEAVRRLVTQGMDDPRKCRLRSKAPEDLEIGRCLEKAGVMAGDSRDEEGRQTFHCLSLQDHVLGNLPEWLHRYSTYPVKSGPDCCSKHTISFHYTEPIMMYVLDFAIHHVRPYGHCDRMDHT, from the exons ATGGCATTGGAGAACGGATCGACGAAGCGCGCGATGATGACATTCACCGTTGGCGCGTTGTTTGGCGGGGTGATTGCGATGTTGGTGGTTAGCAGTGAAGTTCTGAGGGACGGAGTACACAACCGAGTACCCGTGCAAGGTCTGGGACGCCCCCAGTACATACGGACAGCAGGGGAGACTTTCCGGACAGGGAGAGACCAAGTTCGGGGAGATTATGATACAG AAAATGAAGCATGGATGCGGGGCGGAGAGGACAACCCTGTTACGGGACCACCTCCACCTCTGAAGGTCATCACTCCAACAG AATTCCTGGCACCAAACCAAGTCCAAGAAGAATCCCGAGTCCGCGTGCTCTGCTGGATCCTTACAGACCCCGAGAACCATGACAGTAAGGCCTTGCCTGCCTACGACACCTGGGCGTCTAAATGTGACAGGACTCTCTTCATCACAACAAAGTCTCACGACTTCCTCCCAACAGTCGTGCTAAACGTGACTGAAGGGCGAGAGTCTCTCCTACAAAAGTCTATCCACGCTTTCAAACATGTCTACCAGCATCATCTCGATGAAGCTGATTGGTTCTTCAAAGCTGATGATGACACGTACGTCATCATGGAGAATTTACGTCACTTCCTCTCGGACAAGGACCCAGATGAACCTGTGTATTACGGTTTCCGGTTTAATTCCATCAGACCTGACACTAAGAATGGGTACATGAGCGGCGGTGCCGGGTATGTGCTCAGTAAAGAAGCTGTGAGGAGACTTGTGACACAGGGCATGGACGACCCAAGGAAGTGCAGGCTACGTTCTAAAGCTCCAGAAGACTTGGAGATAGGAAGATGTCTGGAGAAGGCTGGTGTTATGGCAGGTGACTCTCGGGATGAAGAGGGGAGGCAAACGTTTCACTGCCTGAGTCTCCAGGACCATGTTCTGGGCAACTTGCCAGAATGGCTTCACAGATACAGCACCTACCCTGTAAAATCG GGCCCAGACTGCTGCTCCAAACACACCATCTCGTTCCACTACACGGAGCCCATCATGATGTACGTGTTGGACTTCGCCATTCACCACGTCAGGCCGTATGGACATTGTGACAGGATGGACCACACTTAG